One genomic region from Halorussus rarus encodes:
- a CDS encoding DUF7521 family protein, translating to MQTIELLYVAFSLTLATAGLSMVGIAIRAYNRTSRRAMFHLSVGFALIVAAAIATTVSAFLTQFEQTRTLLSVNYLITTIGYLFVIYSITPDG from the coding sequence ATGCAAACGATAGAACTGCTGTACGTCGCGTTCAGCCTGACGCTCGCGACCGCCGGCCTCTCGATGGTCGGCATCGCGATCCGCGCCTACAATCGAACGTCGCGGCGCGCGATGTTCCACCTCTCGGTCGGCTTCGCGCTCATCGTCGCCGCGGCGATAGCCACGACGGTCAGCGCGTTCCTGACCCAGTTCGAACAGACCCGTACGCTGCTGTCGGTCAACTACCTCATCACGACGATCGGGTACCTGTTTGTCATCTATAGCATCACCCCGGACGGATGA
- a CDS encoding ArsR/SmtB family transcription factor: MEAVELLRVLGNKYNAEILRATSEAKSAQELSDELEIPIATSYRRIEELTEADLLELSGREFSDEGRRTKVYRRNVDALEVSFENEAIDVTAEDRPDVDNSLADVWRDLKAE; this comes from the coding sequence ATGGAGGCCGTGGAACTCCTACGAGTGCTCGGCAACAAGTACAACGCCGAGATACTCCGGGCCACGAGCGAGGCCAAGTCGGCCCAGGAGCTGAGCGACGAACTCGAGATCCCGATAGCGACCAGCTACCGTCGGATCGAGGAACTCACCGAGGCCGACCTGCTCGAGCTCTCGGGCCGGGAGTTCTCCGACGAGGGACGACGCACGAAGGTCTACCGACGCAACGTCGACGCGCTCGAGGTCTCGTTCGAGAACGAGGCCATCGACGTGACGGCCGAGGACCGACCGGACGTGGACAACTCGCTGGCGGACGTCTGGCGCGACCTCAAGGCGGAGTGA
- a CDS encoding chemotaxis protein CheW has translation MSETVGEVQVLEFRLEDRKYCIDIAHVDEIVDKEELTPLPNSARRIEGVMDLRGTTTTIVNPKTVLGLQETESGERVVVLEGDGGDHVGWLIDAVNQVVSIDTDEVDDSVESGSVRGIVRQDGDFVVWIKPDEIND, from the coding sequence ATGTCAGAGACAGTCGGCGAAGTACAGGTCCTCGAATTCCGGCTCGAGGACCGGAAATACTGCATCGACATCGCGCACGTGGACGAGATCGTGGACAAGGAAGAACTGACACCGCTTCCGAACTCCGCCCGACGTATCGAGGGAGTGATGGACCTGCGCGGGACCACGACGACCATCGTGAATCCCAAGACCGTGCTCGGCCTGCAGGAGACCGAGTCCGGCGAGCGCGTCGTCGTCCTCGAGGGCGACGGCGGGGACCACGTCGGGTGGCTCATCGACGCCGTCAACCAGGTCGTCAGCATCGACACCGACGAGGTCGACGACAGCGTCGAGAGCGGGTCGGTTCGGGGTATCGTCCGACAGGACGGCGACTTCGTGGTCTGGATCAAGCCCGACGAGATAAACGACTGA
- the glmU gene encoding bifunctional sugar-1-phosphate nucleotidylyltransferase/acetyltransferase, with product MQAVVLAAGEGTRIRPLSASLPKPMLPVADRPMAAHAADAAVRAGADELVLVVGYEADAVREYFGEEYAGVPVRYAVQESQAGTADAVRAARDLLDGPFAVLNGDNLYDPDGVAALFEAGPAVGAHRVDDPSNYGVLSTDRNAVTDIVEKPADPPTDLANTGAYVFPAAAREWLDVPESERGEREITDVLARTIEEFDVSAVELDRWLDVGRPWELLEANEWKLAELDRDIQGSVHEDADLRGPVAVEEGATVDAGVVIEGPALVRSGASVGPNAYVRGATLVDEDAKVGHSVEIKNSVLMPGATVGHQSYVGDSVLGRDVNFGAGTNVANLRHDDRPVEFTVKGERISTGRRKFGVVAGDEAKTGINVALNVGTKLSPGVGIPPGETVTRDR from the coding sequence ATTCAGGCGGTCGTCCTCGCCGCCGGCGAGGGAACCAGGATCCGACCGCTGTCGGCGTCGCTCCCCAAACCCATGCTGCCCGTCGCCGACAGACCGATGGCCGCCCACGCGGCCGACGCGGCCGTACGCGCAGGCGCGGACGAACTCGTCTTGGTTGTCGGCTACGAGGCCGACGCGGTCCGGGAGTACTTCGGCGAGGAGTACGCCGGGGTGCCGGTCCGGTACGCGGTCCAGGAGTCCCAGGCCGGCACCGCCGACGCGGTCCGAGCGGCCCGAGACCTGCTGGACGGTCCGTTCGCGGTCCTCAACGGCGACAACCTCTACGACCCCGACGGCGTGGCGGCGCTGTTCGAGGCCGGCCCCGCGGTCGGCGCCCACCGGGTCGACGACCCGTCGAACTACGGGGTGCTGTCGACCGACCGCAACGCCGTCACCGACATCGTCGAGAAGCCGGCCGACCCGCCGACTGACCTCGCGAACACCGGGGCGTACGTCTTCCCCGCGGCGGCCCGCGAGTGGCTCGACGTCCCCGAGAGCGAGCGCGGCGAGCGCGAGATCACGGACGTGCTCGCCCGAACCATCGAGGAGTTCGACGTGTCGGCGGTCGAACTCGACAGGTGGCTCGACGTGGGGCGGCCCTGGGAGCTCCTGGAGGCCAACGAGTGGAAACTCGCCGAACTCGACCGAGACATCCAGGGGTCGGTCCACGAGGACGCCGACCTCCGGGGACCCGTCGCGGTGGAGGAGGGCGCGACGGTCGACGCCGGCGTGGTCATCGAGGGGCCGGCGCTCGTTCGGTCGGGCGCGAGCGTGGGACCGAACGCCTACGTCCGCGGCGCGACCCTCGTCGACGAGGACGCGAAGGTCGGTCACAGCGTCGAGATTAAGAACAGCGTGCTCATGCCGGGCGCGACCGTGGGCCACCAGAGCTACGTCGGCGATAGCGTGCTCGGCCGGGACGTCAACTTCGGCGCGGGCACCAACGTCGCCAACCTCCGCCACGACGACCGTCCCGTGGAGTTCACCGTGAAGGGCGAGCGGATCTCGACCGGACGCCGGAAGTTCGGCGTCGTGGCCGGCGACGAGGCGAAGACGGGCATCAACGTCGCGCTCAACGTCGGAACGAAGCTCTCGCCGGGCGTCGGCATTCCGCCGGGCGAGACGGTCACGCGCGACCGGTAG
- the glmS gene encoding glutamine--fructose-6-phosphate transaminase (isomerizing), which translates to MCGIIARIGGDDDGAVDELLTGLENLEYRGYDSAGLAVKNGGGPEVFKREGEISNLKSALANEVPDGGLGIGHTRWSTHGPPTDANAHPHTDCTGDVAVVHNGIIENYDELKAELRARGHEFDSDTDTEVIPHLVEEELAAGADPETAFRTTLSKLSGSYAVAMITERDHAVYATRRGSPLVLGVDDGEYFLASDVPAFLDFTDDVIYLDDGDVVVVDPDGHRITSDDGETVERSVQTVDWDPEDAGKGGYDHYMLKEIHEQPAALRQTLRGRADPTTGEIDLEDFPAGTFADIDRVQFVACGTSYHAGLVGAQYLSNGGVPAQTFLASEYATSQPPVDENTLVVGVTQSGETADTLSALRRANASGATTLAVTNVVGSTAARECDDALFIRAGPEIGVAATKTFSSQVVSLALLSERLVRDVTGSRSDDARERLEALSDLPGHVQQILDYTGARRIAESYGDSDAYFFIGRGLVRSVALEGALKFKEISYEHAEGFAAGELKHGPLALVTPETPVFAVFTGRDDEKTLGNVKEAEARGAPVVAVASDGQDAVHQYADEVLTIPDTHPDVAGVLANVQLQLLSYHAADLLDRAIDKPRNLAKSVTVE; encoded by the coding sequence ATGTGCGGAATCATCGCCCGAATCGGCGGCGACGACGACGGCGCCGTCGACGAACTGCTCACGGGACTCGAGAACCTCGAGTACCGCGGCTACGACTCGGCCGGACTCGCCGTCAAGAACGGCGGCGGCCCCGAAGTGTTCAAGCGCGAGGGCGAGATCTCGAACCTGAAGAGCGCGCTCGCGAACGAAGTGCCCGACGGCGGGCTCGGCATCGGGCACACCCGCTGGAGCACCCACGGTCCCCCGACCGACGCCAACGCCCACCCGCACACAGACTGCACGGGCGACGTCGCCGTCGTCCACAACGGCATCATCGAAAACTACGACGAGCTCAAGGCCGAACTGCGGGCCCGCGGCCACGAGTTCGACAGCGACACCGACACCGAGGTCATCCCCCACCTCGTCGAGGAGGAACTGGCCGCCGGCGCCGACCCCGAGACCGCGTTCCGGACGACCCTCTCGAAGCTCTCGGGGAGCTACGCCGTGGCGATGATCACCGAGCGCGACCACGCGGTCTACGCCACCCGGCGCGGGTCGCCGCTCGTGCTTGGCGTCGACGACGGCGAGTACTTCCTCGCGAGCGACGTGCCCGCGTTCCTCGACTTCACCGACGACGTCATCTACCTCGACGACGGTGACGTGGTGGTCGTCGATCCCGACGGCCACCGAATCACGTCCGACGACGGCGAGACGGTCGAGCGGTCGGTCCAGACGGTCGACTGGGACCCCGAGGACGCCGGCAAGGGCGGCTACGACCACTACATGCTCAAGGAGATCCACGAGCAGCCCGCCGCGCTCCGCCAGACCCTCCGGGGCCGGGCCGACCCCACCACCGGGGAGATCGATCTCGAGGACTTCCCGGCGGGCACCTTCGCGGACATCGACCGGGTCCAGTTCGTGGCCTGCGGGACGAGCTATCACGCCGGTCTCGTCGGCGCCCAGTACCTCTCGAACGGCGGCGTCCCCGCCCAGACGTTCCTCGCGAGCGAGTACGCGACGTCCCAGCCGCCGGTCGACGAGAACACCCTCGTGGTCGGCGTGACCCAGAGCGGGGAGACCGCCGACACGCTGTCGGCGCTCCGGCGGGCCAACGCCTCGGGCGCGACCACGCTCGCGGTGACGAACGTCGTCGGGTCGACCGCGGCCCGGGAGTGCGACGACGCGCTGTTCATCCGGGCCGGCCCGGAGATCGGCGTGGCCGCGACCAAGACGTTCTCCTCGCAAGTGGTCTCGCTGGCGCTGCTGAGCGAGCGGCTGGTCCGCGACGTGACCGGATCGCGCAGCGACGACGCCCGCGAGCGACTCGAGGCGCTCTCGGACCTGCCGGGCCACGTCCAGCAGATACTCGACTACACCGGCGCCAGGCGGATCGCCGAGTCGTACGGCGACAGCGACGCCTACTTCTTCATCGGTCGGGGGCTCGTCCGGTCGGTCGCGCTCGAGGGCGCGCTGAAGTTCAAGGAGATCTCCTACGAGCACGCCGAGGGGTTCGCGGCGGGCGAGCTCAAGCACGGCCCGCTCGCGCTGGTCACGCCCGAGACGCCGGTGTTCGCGGTGTTCACCGGCCGCGACGACGAGAAGACCCTCGGCAACGTCAAGGAGGCCGAGGCCCGGGGCGCGCCCGTCGTCGCGGTGGCCAGCGACGGCCAGGACGCGGTCCACCAGTACGCCGACGAGGTGCTGACCATCCCCGACACCCACCCGGACGTGGCGGGCGTGCTGGCGAACGTCCAGCTCCAGCTGCTGTCGTACCACGCCGCCGACCTGCTCGACCGGGCCATCGACAAGCCGAGAAACCTGGCCAAGAGCGTGACCGTCGAGTAG